One Gadus macrocephalus chromosome 17, ASM3116895v1 genomic window, CACGCTATAAGGGTGTGTGGATACACACTaaacaacacaataaaaaaacaaaacacaatgtCAATTTTACAATTTGTATTTTGaccaactaaccctaaccataagtGACTAAAGTAACCGACTTGTTTTAATCTCTTCCAacgtcctcctctccctgtggAAAGTAACTCAAGCGGTTGGTAATGTTAATGGACCACTAGGGACACTTACTAGTGCTTCTCCACGGCTCAGTGGACAAACCCCACCCATCACCGAACTATAGAGAGGAATGAGTCACGGTTTGACCAGAAATAAAAACACCAAACGAGGAAGGCAAaggcccccccctctcccagtctCCCCATAGGAgtcaaacaaacataaatatcCCTTTAACATCTGCCCGTCATTCTGAGGAACGACACAATCTAACTAAGGCGGGAGTCTGCTTTTAGCCTCCACGCAGGGACAGGCTGTAATCCATGTGCCACCAGGAGCAATTACAGCAGTCGGGGagcgcagaggaggaggaggaggaggaggaggaggaggagcaggaggttgaggaggtggaggaggaggaggaggtcgaggaggtggaggaggaagaggtggaggaggagcaggtgggtggagagaggaggaggaggaggaggtggaggagtaggtggaggtgtaggaggaggaggaggagaggggtgggtggagagaggaggtggaggaggaggtggaggaggaggtggaggagcaggaggaggaggaggaggtgaaggtggaggaggagcaggaggaggaggtgaaggaggagcaggaggaggaggtggaggaggaggaggaggtgaaggaggagcaggaggaggaggtggaggaggaggaggaggaggtggaggaggaggaggaggaggaggagcaggaggaggtgggtgggtggatggatagaggaggttgaggatgtggaggtgggtggatggtaagaggaggtggtggaggagtggggTGGATAGAGCAAACAGAAATGGAAGAGTCCATACATTGTGCCCGTCTGAGGCTTCAGTCACTGCCCCCTaagtgtgttcttgtgtggtgTGTTCTGTAACCACCATGTCTTAGTTGGCCCTGGGGTCTTCATTAACACAGGGGCCTTCTCTGGGGGCGTCAGGGAGCTTTCGCTAGGCGGGTTGGACGCCTGAGCCCTGTGCTAGATGTCTTaagatttgaaaataaataaactgcgACAGTACAATTACCACTTTCTTTTCAATTAACTTTTATTTTACAACGTGTACACAAAGAATAACGTAGAAATGATTTTGGCAGACAAATAactagaaaaaacaaaaacatgaagtCTCTTCTTTTCACAGGGTAACGTATATcatatacatgtgtatatatatatatatatatttattattttttttttctctgaagaaCAGGAACAGGATACGACTGAACCGCTTTCAAAGGAAGGGACTTAACCTAAAGGCCCAATACGTGATCATGACTACGAGCGCTACGGGAACAAGGAAGCCACCAATGTGGTCCGACTGATGACCTCACACCGACCTCACTGACTGACTGGTCTGGTCGGCTTCAGGCCAACGCGTGGTGCTCAAACCGtctgccccccaccccaccccacaccATGATGGGCTCTCAACAGGCCGTGGCCGAGGGAGCTGGGATCTCTACATACATGGTCCTTCATAGAAAAATATTCTCTGTGTAAAAATCCCTCATCCCTCGGTATTAGGTCTTCATCACAGAGGCCTAACACGAGGGGAAAACCCACTAATGAGTATGGCTATATTGTGTACAGCCCAACGCTAAGCTGAGGAAACAAATGGCCCCTAACTCACTAGCTTTCCATATTTGCAGTAGCTGCAGTCATATCTGGCTGGGAAATGCGAGTGAGAAGGGGAAAGAAGTCAACAAGTTCAACTGACCTTTGATCGGTGACCTTCCTGTCTGCGTAGGTCGTCATTATCGTGGACTCTTTATTTCAGTCCAATATCACCATGCCGATTGGCTCATCCATTCATTGATTGGTAAGGGAATTAATATAAGAAAATAATTGTGATAAtcgatttattaataaaatatgcACTACAGTCTTTGATTAAGTACAAATATCCCGAATGTTAACTGGCGGTAGCTTCAGAAATTCTAATATTCTTTGTTTAGGTAATTAATGGATGATGTCGTCAGACATGTAGTCAGACATTCACTGTGTGAATCCACGTCTTTGGGGTCTGGTAACTAGTTATTGGGCATTCTGGCCAATGGTGATGACATTTCACACACTGATTAATTGATGAATTGCTGAGTTACCTGACGGATGGACTGACTGTGGTGAAGAGGTGAACAGGCTGAGCATGTATGTAGTGTCAGGGTTGGGTAAGGCCTGCGTGGTCCTAACGTACAGTACAACGGCATCGTGCCTGGAGCCAAGACATCATCTAGAACATGGTGCCAGGGGCAAACGATGTACAAAAGATATAGAAAAGTTACAAAACACAACACGCATCGTTAAGGCTGCGTGCTGCATCTCAGAAGGCCTCTGTCCTTTCACATGCTGGCCGCACATTGACTTTAAGTTCATTTAGCACACTAAATCCATAGATGTATAGATTGTAAAACGGAAAATTAAGCAGCTCTCCATGGCCTGTTTGTACGCAGGCAGTACTGATATGGCAGAAGGACGTGCTTCAGTCTCCGGTCCATGGAGGGCTGCGATACGCTGACTTCAGATCAGGAAACGCTACAACAGGGCACGACTGCCACAGGCGTTACTCACAGTCTACAAACGCTCCTTTCTTCTGTGGCTGTCAGTGAAACTGCCCTGAACAAGAACAGATAAATATCCTTCATGTACTTCCTTCATGATTCTGCTCTTTTGGTCAAGAAAATAAACAGTCTTTTCTTCTGGCAAATTTGAGTCTTTGATGTTGTGTAAACAtacgtatatatacatatgtgtgtgtgcgtgtgtgtgtatgtatatatatatatataagatctatatatgtgtgttctGTTCCACCGAGGGGTTCCACGTCCTTCCAATGTTCTGGAACGctaggccacgcccccttcacTCAAACTCCTCCCCGACGGTGGCCGCCTCCAGCGctaggccacgcccccttcacTCAAACTCCTCCCCGGCGGTGGCCGCCTCCAGCGctaggccacgcccccttcacTCAAACTCCTCCCCGGCGGTGGCCGCCTCCAGCGCGGCCAGCGCCTCGGCCACCATGGAGTCCGTGACGCTCCGGacgtcctcgctctcctcctggctccgccgcccctccccctcgtcctccccctcctcgtcctcgctcTTGGTCATGGAGATGCCGCTCTCGGCCGTGGAGGCGTCGGCGGCCTtgggccagcgggggggggcgTCGCCGGCCGAGGACCCGCTGGCGGTGCTGGTGAGGGTCTCCACCGACAGCGCGCTGCCCTCGCCATCCCCCCGGTACTCAGGGGTCCCCCCCACTCCCTCGTCCTCGTCCGCCGTGTCCCAGCCCCCCGGCTCGCTCCGCCGCCCGCTGTCAGGGGGCTCCGGGTACACCGGCACCTGGCTGGGCCGGGGGGCCTCCTCGGTGGTCCAGCGCGGCCCCGGGGCCTGCGGCTGGATGATGTACAGGGCGCCCCCGCCGGGGGCCCGCGGGGGCGGCTGGTGCTCGGGCAGCCGGTTGACGTGGTTGTTGTCGGCCTCCAGCTTCAGGGTGCCCTCGTTGGACTTGCTGTAGGCCAGGTTGCTGACGCCCTCCTTCTGCCGGTCCCCGCCACGGGCCCCCGCGGCCCCGCCCGGCGGGCCCCGGGGCTGGTAGAGGGACCCCCGGCCGCCGGACCCCGACAGCTCGCTCTTCCCCGGCTCCCCCACGGCAGAGGGGTCATAGATGTAGCTGAgcaggagaagaggggggggtcatAGTTATTAAAATGGAGTCTTAAGGGAAGGCTCGTCTTAAgttattagggttagggttaggactaGGGTTTGAGTTAGGACTAGAGtttgagttagggttagggttagggtttgggtttgaGTTAGGGTTTGAAACAGAAGGTGCTTTAACCGCCCAGAGCGCTACACGCCCCGGAGAGTCCTCTCCCCTCTCAGCACACCGTCCATCCATCAAGGCCAGGTCCTACAGATACACCTGCTGTGCTCTGAGGCCTGCTGACTCCAGACACCGCTGAAGGCGGCAGCTGACTGACGGATTGACAGATGAAGCCTCTGAATGCTGCTGTGTTGTCATGTTAACACGGCCCAGCTTTCCCTGCTTGGATTGGCTTGGATAGTCATGTGACCTGTAGCGCTTACTGGGGATTCGACGAAAGGCAAATCACAAGTACGTGTATTGCAGGGACGGATGATTGCATGTTAACAAATTCCTGAAAATGGTGGTCCTTAAGTCGTCTAGGTTGTAGTTATAAAAGAAAAAtagtcatgtttatttcaccagacacaagtacacacgtacacacgaacacacaaaaacacaagcccacacaaacacatacacgtagATGAATGAGAGGGGGAAATGTAGAATATAAAGGTAGGACCGACAGACACCTCCTGCTGAGGGAGCCTTATGTTCATCCAACGCTCATCGCCCACCATCACATGCCCCCGACGGCTCCCCTTCTCAAGTGCTCCTACCACAGGGTCAATATccgccctctctcgctctctcatatcTACCATCTCCTTTTATCTTTTTGATTTATCTTATTGATTGACATTCTTCACTCTCATAGCCCCGCCCCTAatttatcttctctctctctctctctctctctctctctctctctctctctctctctctctctctctctctctctctctctctctctctctctctctcgcacatctTCAGAAGTGCTGAGACAGACGCAACAACTTATAGAACTAGGAACTGATGAACAtgggcactcacacacacatccacacacagacacacagacacacagacacacacacacacacacacacacacacacacacacacacacacacacacacacacacacacacacacacgcacacgcacacgcacacacacacacacaaactgacatgcaaaaatacacctacacacacagacacacacacacacaaaaacactcatcCCAACACGCTACACCAGAATCTCAAGCTGACACGTTTGTAAGCACCTATCCGTCTCCATGTGCTCCCAATAGAAAGCTGAGAATGAGTGTTTTCATCTCTCTGTCGTTTCTCGCTCCACTGGGTGTGCAGCAGGGTGACATCCAGACGGAGGGAAACACAAGCTGCCGGGGGGGGACCTCTCCTGGCCCCTGGTTCATAAGGCGGACAAATAGTCTTTCATAGCAAAGATGAAGAAGGATTTCGGCAGGGCCGATCCAGCTCACGCCAATTCCTCTAAACAGAGAGACCCCCGACCATTTCCGGGACCCCTGGCGGCTGTAGGGGTCTCAACGGCCCCTCTGACGCACAGTGTCATCTGAAGCCCCAACCATCAACCTTTAAGGACGTCTGGCGCCCAGATGTGAAATGGTTGCCTTGTTGACGGCTTGGTGTTTGCCGTGTTTCTTCTTTGTATCTAGCTGTCGGGTCCGTTGTATTCACTGGTATCACATTTCAATATATTTTTGGAGCAGTTCACACTGACAACAAAAGTGGAGCAAGGGGCTTCAGTGCCAAAAGATGTTTTTCACATGTGACTTGATTATTTCCTAACAGTGTGAACAGCACAGAACACACGGAATCCGATCCTTACATTCTGATCTGGGCCACTTTCACATGAAGTCTTACATCGAAAAGCACAGGCGAGAGCTTGGATGGAGGCAGTGGATGGACAGTGAGATAGGGTTTAAGAGTGGGATGTAGTTTAAGGTACCGCTTGACATCCTTTCATCCATTGTGGATGAAATCCGTTTCAGTGAAGCGATCCACGTCCTGACCCCGCCACTCACTGCTCTGactcatcatccacacacacacttcagaagCCGCCCTCATTCCTCCCAGAAAACTCAATATCATCTGCTCAGGAACTGGCTGGCTTCCACTGCACATCAACTTAACAACCAGATGGTAAACACTGCCTTAACAGGTCACCCGTACGGCAGAGTATGACGTCTTTAGTCATTGTTATTTTGCGCATGCGGGCATTTCGCACCGGAGTCTTATAGTGGCCGCGCTTTAAAGAATGATGTGAACAGCCAATCAAAACCATGGATGTGAATGGAGCATTAAGGCTTGCAGTGTGAAGAGGCTGGAGACGTCTCGATGCACAGCCCAGAGTGGACAGAACAATACACCAGTTCCATAACAGAACCATGGTACTGACCCTTGGTCTCGCAGCACTCATCTACTCAGTTCAAATATCATCAGGGTCAAAGATTAAGAGTTAGAGTCATTTGGATTAGGTCCTTTGTACGAACTTCCTTTCAAAAATGGGGGAAAAACTTGGCTGCAGTCTTGCTTGCTTGTTCTTTGAGTTCAACTACTGTATTTCATTGTAACAATAGTATAAGTCTGTGGGCACAAGTTGTCCTCTGAGATCCCTTCCACAGACTTCCAGTGAATCACAGTGATAAtcaagtaaaaaataaactgtAAATTCCTAGAAGACTACTTTAAACACGTAATCAATCCAGTTATGCTATGGAAACTGATTTAGGGGCCCCGATATTTCTTGTCATGGTTTTTATGATCACAATGAGGCTCTTTAAGGCTCTCAGGGGCCAGGGGCCGACTGGCGCTGGTTGACCCAGTAACCCACCATACCACCTGGCCAAACGCAAAATACCAACACTGCTAAGTCCAGAGACGTGACACGCTACACAagccagggtgtgtgtgcgtgtgtgagaagGGATTATGTTGTTGGTATGTCAACCAGGTCTTTCATTCATCTTCAatctaaatctctctctctctctttctcaaagGCGCAACAATAAGGGAATCGACGACcccatcaacccccccccaccagagcATCCATCCAGGTGTGCTCACAGCAGAAGGGGTTGGTGGGTTGGTGGAGATCTGAGCGACCTTTGGGCGCATTGACCTTGAGATACTGCACAGAGTCGACCACTGGGCTCCTTCATATGGATGGACTGCTCCCTATCCGGGAGGTTCTGCAGCTCTGCTCGCTGAACGGATCagggggaaggtggaggagcagagggtggaggagcgtggtgggggtggagggataACGTGAAGATGGATGAATGTCTCCGTTGTGGAGCGTAAgtgccccttctcctcccttatAAACCCCCCTCCTACGCACTTATTTTATGTCGtaggtcctggcacttaaagatAGCACTTAGCGTCTATCTGTAGCGTCTTCTCCTAGCTTAGCAATATTTTGTCTTTCTTCTTACCAATGAACAAATGCAATGCCTAGCGCCAGGTGGCGATGAAGAGGACAGTGATGAAGGTTAGAACGTGGATAATGCTATTCAGCGTTTGGCAGATGATTTTATCTGAAGGGACTCAGAGTTGATTCAGAGACagcatggagcaggtaggggtcagggggtcaggggtcagaggtcagggggtcagggggtttTGGAGGCAAGGCCAGACTTCTGGACACGGGGTATCAGACTCGGTTCTGCTGGGAGTTGGGAACACTCATCTCAACGGGACAGTCATATGGACCCCAACATGGATATTACATGAGCTAGGTCCACATTACACTATATATAATGCATACATTATGTACTGTGCATTATACGGGCTACCCGCTCTCTCACCTCTTTATCATTCTGCAGCATCGGCACCCCATCTGGCCAGCTGGGTGGTGGAGCTGTAGGGGACACAATtaagatttttataaaaaagaaacaaacattatCAATTAATAACCGCTAATTTCCCTCAACTACTCAAACAATACACAACTCAGACATCTAATCAAACGATGGAACGGCTTTTAGAAAAGACTTTGACACAATAAGATGAGAAACATCCAGAcatccattcacacacacctggtgaaccCAGGATACACCTGGTGAACCCAGGATACACCTggtgaacccacacacacctggtgaacccacacacacctagtgAACCCAGGACAAACCTGGTGAACCCACACACAACTGGTGAACCCAGGACACACCTGgggaacccacacacacctggtgaatCCAGGACACACCTGgggaacccacacacacctggtgaagCCAGGACACACCTGgggaacccacacacacctggtgaaccCAGGAAACACCTggtgaacccacacacacctggtgaaccCAGGACACACCTGgggaacccacacacacctggggaaCCCAGGACACACCTGGGGAACCCACACATACCTGGGGAACCCAGGACACAcctggtgaacacacacacctggtgaaccCAGGATACACCTGGTGAACCCAGGACACACCTggtgaacccacacacacctggtgaacccacacacacctgttgaaCACAGGACACACCTGGTGAACCCATGACACACCTGGTGAACCCACACGCACCTGGTGAACCCAGGACACACCTggtgaacccacacacacctggtgaaccctggacacacctggtgaacccacacacacctggtgaacccacacacacctggggaaCCCAGGACACACCTGGTGAACCCTGGACACACCTGGTGAACCCTGGACACACCTggtgaacccacacacacctggtgaacccacacacacctgttgaacccacacacacctggtgaaccCAGGACACACCTGGTGAACCCAGGACACACCTGgggaacccacacacacctggtgaaccCACACACTAACAGACGAGGTCTAATAACCTGTAGTAACTTAACTTCCTCAACTCaagcacacagacccacacacacacacacacacacgcacacacacacacacacacacacacacacacacacgcacacacacacacacacacgcacacacacaccgcatcctcctctcctccttgtgtgtgtcttgtctcCTCTGCCCTTGGCCTCCCTGGACGTTCCAGGCTCCACAGCCCATGAAGCCCTTATTGTCATCCATCACTGTGGtgagtgtgtcgtgtgtgttgtgttatttgtgtggGGATATGTGTGACCTTTTCTCAGCGGCGGCGAGTGTCTCTCGGTTTTGGCATTTCATTGCTGGGGTAAATAATTAATCGCTTAGGCCTCCAATGGGTTTGTCTAGCtcgcaatagagagagagagagatagagatacattgacagatggagggagatagagggcgAGGGAGCATGTTGGGACACAAAGGAAATAAACACCAGCTACCATCCCTTTGCTGGAATTGTTTTTGCGTTATGCTAAAAACAATTAGATAAGAAAACTACCCAACGAATGTCACCGGGGCTGATTTGGAACATGAAATTGAAATCGTGTATTATGATGGAGACATCTTTTAATGAGTCGAATAATACGATATAAATAATTGGCCCATCATCGTAACGAAGCGTGGATAGATAGGGTCAAACTTCTGCGGTTGCCTCAGTTTGTTTCCCATGTTGTTCTGACACCAAAGAGGGTTTGAAATCATAAAAGATTCTTGTTCTTCATTCAAAACCtttgtggaggaggtgaggagcgaTAGAAATGAAGTgcaaattaataatataataaatccCATTCAGACTAATCTATTCCAAGACACCTAATTGGTGCGATAGAAGTGCCGCTCTCCCCCTCCGTAAGTCCTCATGGCTGTGTGACCGGAGGCCTGCCGGTAGATATTAAGAACACAGATAACCTCACCTCACCCTTTCTTCTCCCATGTCTTCCACTTTCTTGTGCGCAATAAATGACCCTGGGGTTTGGCCAGGTGCCAAGGCAGGTAGGGGCGCTCTACTGGGAGACTGGTACGTTGCTTGGTAACcaggtgacgggggggggggggggggggggccttcggGGAGCCAGCGAGTGCACCCTAGCGTGAGTTATGTTTAGCGCTGTTGATGCAACAGGGGACCTCGGAGAGAGAGGCTAGCTCACTTCTTTCGCTCATTTAGCAGGTGAGACGCCCAGGGTCGTTGTTGTATTTCAGCTCTACAGTGAATcggagagacaggtcattaaggaggagtTAGGGCTAGGCCTCCTGCtccaggatgcctacaggttaggcTGTTCCATCCAACCCCTTTCAACACCAGCCATCCCAGCGTCTACAATTTATATAAGCTATTGTCTGCAGTGGTTCTCTGTATAACGTCAACCGTTGCCTTTCAACGTTGGAAATACACCTCGGTGCCGACAGCAAGCAAAGTCACGACAAAGAGTTAGAAAGAAGGGTCATGCAGCCATTTTGTGTCCAGGGTCTCTCTCGGTATCTACCTCTACcaggacagggttagggttagggttagggtaagggttagggttagggtcagggacaTCGAATGATCATTTCATTTGAAGGTCCGAGAAGCAAAACAAATCCTACCCGCCGAGCAGTTTATACAAAATGAGAGGGTCCTAAGATAATCACTCAATTCTAATCTGCCTCCACATAATGTTTTGCCAACCAACGAAAACGTGTATTGCTTTTTACAAATTCCTTTTatgttaaatgttacattaggTATTAAAGGTATTATTAAAGTGTTCAATGTTTTCAGCTTATTGGTGCGCCTATTGGAGGGCTATTGTGCTAAAGCTAGCCATGTGTTAGCCCGTTGCAGTCTTCATTTGCCGCAGTGGTCATTTGAAATTGACAATGGGACTTCATTGTTTAAGGTATCAATGTAAACCTTTCCACATTACATTAGGGGGAGGGCATGGATGGGCCCTCCATTATGGGCACCACACAGATCTCTCAGGTTCTCTGAGGCTGACTTGTGAAAGATAGAATAAAAGCGGCTCATTCGCATTAGTATTTGAGGATACCTCGACCATAACTCAGACATTACTGAcagaatttaaaaaaaagtattttaggTTGGGCAAGATTAAGGAGCATGTGTAACAAATTTAGGGTAATTCAGGATTACGGGTCAGTTTTTACGA contains:
- the zgc:194930 gene encoding collagen alpha-1(I) chain; translated protein: MGCRCCRMIKSYIYDPSAVGEPGKSELSGSGGRGSLYQPRGPPGGAAGARGGDRQKEGVSNLAYSKSNEGTLKLEADNNHVNRLPEHQPPPRAPGGGALYIIQPQAPGPRWTTEEAPRPSQVPVYPEPPDSGRRSEPGGWDTADEDEGVGGTPEYRGDGEGSALSVETLTSTASGSSAGDAPPRWPKAADASTAESGISMTKSEDEEGEDEGEGRRSQEESEDVRSVTDSMVAEALAALEAATAGEEFE